One segment of Amycolatopsis alba DSM 44262 DNA contains the following:
- a CDS encoding Pls/PosA family non-ribosomal peptide synthetase — MTLTADSRPIACVADVTVAPSPAPVADRALFWSGLGAGERTLIDILAETAARHPNAGAIDDGETTLSYRKLVEEIDAYGRKLTANGVGVGDRVGVRISSGTAELYVAILAILSVGAAYVPVDADDPDERAELVFGEADVAAVLTDGGVITVLGSPGGVEGSPAPTDDAWIIFTSGSTGKPKGVAVSHASAAAFVDAEAQLFLTEEPIGPGDRVLAGLSVAFDASCEEMWLAWRHGACLVPAPRSLVRTGVDLGPWLVAQGITVVSTVPTLAALWPADALEDVRLLIFGGEACPPELAERVAVEGREVWNTYGPTEATVVACAAQMTGEGPVRIGLPLVGWQLAVVNEAGDPVAMGETGELVIGGVGLARYLDPEKDAEKFAPLPSLGWRRAYRSGDMVRAEAEGLLFLGRLDEQVKLGGRRIELGEVDAALQALPGVQGAAAAIRRTKAGNQVLVGYVVPAEGVKFDHDEAATRLREQLPAALVPLLALVEDLPTRTSGKVDRNALPWPLSTVDAAKSGLSPTESWLAEGWAEILGVSVDNPKADFFTNGGGSLTAAQLIARIRTRHPQVSVNDIYANPKLGALASMLDALSGQKTERRDIAPTPRKAGIIQSLLTIPLMGLVGLRWTTIAATLSNVLSLAGFAWAPTLNWVWIAVAWVALFSPAGRIAISATGARLLLRGVRPGSYPRGGNVHLRLWTAEKLAEFSGADSVAGASWMTTYAKALGARIAKDVDLHSPPPVTGMLKLGRGAAIEPEVDLTGHWVDGDLVHIGKIRIGADARIGARSTLFPGARIGKGAEIAAGSTVRGNVPTGQRWAGAPAARAAKDALKWPSSRPPRSRFWASVYGATSVALGLLPAVAALPAVAVLGYAIAGTPSLGAALGQALLFTPLATVAYFLAYALLVLVGVRSLSIGMVEGYHPVHGRVAWQVWATERLMGMAREGLFPLYASLFTPVWLRMLGAKVGRNVEASTVLALPKMTQVDSGAFLADDTMVATYELGHGWLHVAPARIGKQAFLGNSGMAAPGRSVPKRGLVGVLSSAPLKAKKGSSYLGMPPLPVRRSVGESDTSRTYTPPLRLKAARALVELCRIVPVMCGVALTVLVAAGIFALASSFGFLVAVLLGGPLLLAAGAAAALTATAMKWLLVGRFRAVDHPLWSSFVWRNELADTFVEALAVPWLIGSLGGTPLLPAWLRTMGVKIGRGVWLETYWLPESDLVSLGDGATINRGCVVQTHLFHDRIMTMSPVTLDEGATLGPHGIVLPGASIGARTTVGPGSLVTRGDAVPADSRWLGNPISAWTK, encoded by the coding sequence ATGACACTGACCGCCGATTCCCGGCCGATCGCCTGTGTCGCCGACGTCACCGTCGCCCCGTCCCCGGCTCCCGTCGCCGACCGTGCCCTGTTCTGGTCCGGTCTCGGCGCCGGTGAGCGCACACTGATCGACATCCTCGCCGAGACCGCCGCCCGCCACCCCAACGCGGGCGCGATCGACGACGGCGAGACCACACTGTCGTACCGCAAGCTCGTCGAGGAGATCGACGCCTACGGCCGCAAGCTGACCGCCAACGGCGTCGGCGTCGGCGACCGGGTCGGCGTCCGGATCTCCTCCGGCACCGCCGAGCTCTACGTCGCGATCCTCGCCATCCTGTCCGTCGGCGCCGCCTACGTGCCGGTCGACGCGGACGACCCGGACGAGCGCGCCGAACTGGTCTTCGGTGAGGCCGACGTCGCCGCCGTCCTCACCGACGGCGGCGTGATCACCGTCCTCGGCTCGCCGGGCGGCGTCGAGGGTTCGCCCGCGCCGACCGACGACGCCTGGATCATCTTCACCTCCGGTTCGACCGGTAAGCCGAAGGGCGTCGCGGTTTCGCACGCCTCGGCGGCCGCTTTCGTCGACGCCGAGGCCCAGCTGTTCCTCACCGAGGAGCCGATCGGTCCCGGCGACCGCGTGCTCGCCGGACTGTCCGTCGCCTTCGACGCGTCCTGCGAGGAGATGTGGCTCGCCTGGCGCCACGGCGCTTGCCTGGTCCCGGCGCCGCGTTCGCTGGTGCGCACCGGCGTCGACCTCGGCCCCTGGCTGGTCGCTCAGGGCATCACCGTCGTCTCGACCGTTCCGACGCTGGCCGCGCTGTGGCCCGCCGACGCGCTCGAAGACGTCCGCCTGCTGATCTTCGGCGGCGAAGCCTGCCCGCCCGAGCTGGCCGAACGCGTCGCCGTCGAAGGCCGCGAAGTCTGGAACACCTACGGCCCGACCGAGGCCACCGTCGTCGCCTGCGCCGCGCAGATGACCGGGGAAGGGCCCGTCCGGATCGGCCTGCCGCTGGTCGGCTGGCAGCTCGCCGTCGTCAACGAAGCGGGCGACCCGGTCGCGATGGGGGAGACCGGCGAGCTGGTCATCGGCGGTGTGGGCCTGGCCCGCTACCTCGACCCGGAGAAGGACGCCGAGAAGTTCGCGCCGCTGCCGTCGCTGGGCTGGCGCCGCGCGTACCGCAGCGGTGACATGGTCCGCGCCGAAGCCGAGGGCCTGCTGTTCCTCGGGCGTCTCGACGAGCAGGTCAAGCTCGGCGGCCGCCGCATCGAACTCGGCGAGGTCGACGCCGCGCTCCAGGCGCTGCCCGGAGTGCAGGGTGCCGCCGCCGCGATCCGCCGCACCAAGGCGGGCAACCAGGTGCTCGTCGGGTACGTCGTGCCAGCCGAAGGCGTGAAATTCGACCACGACGAGGCCGCGACCAGGCTGCGTGAGCAGCTGCCCGCCGCGCTCGTCCCGCTGCTGGCGCTGGTCGAAGACCTGCCGACGCGGACCTCGGGCAAGGTCGACCGCAACGCCCTGCCCTGGCCGCTGTCCACTGTGGACGCCGCGAAATCCGGTCTGTCGCCGACGGAGAGCTGGCTCGCCGAAGGCTGGGCGGAGATCCTGGGTGTCTCGGTCGACAACCCGAAGGCCGACTTCTTCACCAACGGCGGCGGCAGCCTGACGGCCGCCCAGCTGATCGCGCGGATCCGCACCCGGCACCCGCAGGTGTCGGTGAACGACATCTACGCCAACCCGAAGCTCGGCGCGCTCGCGTCGATGCTGGACGCGCTGAGCGGACAGAAGACCGAGCGACGCGACATCGCCCCGACCCCGCGCAAGGCCGGGATCATCCAGTCGTTGCTGACGATCCCGCTGATGGGCCTGGTCGGCCTGCGCTGGACGACCATCGCCGCGACGCTGTCGAACGTGCTGTCGCTGGCCGGTTTCGCCTGGGCGCCGACGCTGAACTGGGTGTGGATCGCCGTCGCGTGGGTCGCGCTGTTCAGCCCGGCGGGCCGGATCGCGATCTCGGCGACCGGTGCGCGGCTGCTGCTGCGCGGTGTCCGTCCCGGAAGCTACCCGCGTGGCGGGAACGTCCACTTGCGACTGTGGACGGCCGAGAAGCTCGCTGAATTCAGCGGCGCGGACAGTGTCGCCGGCGCTTCCTGGATGACGACGTACGCCAAGGCACTCGGCGCGCGGATCGCCAAGGACGTCGACCTGCACTCGCCGCCGCCGGTCACCGGCATGCTGAAACTCGGCCGCGGTGCCGCCATCGAACCCGAGGTCGACCTGACCGGGCACTGGGTGGACGGCGACCTCGTGCACATCGGCAAGATCCGGATCGGCGCCGACGCGCGGATCGGTGCGCGCAGCACGCTGTTCCCCGGCGCGCGGATCGGCAAGGGCGCGGAGATCGCGGCCGGGTCGACCGTCCGCGGCAACGTGCCGACCGGGCAGCGCTGGGCCGGTGCGCCCGCCGCCCGCGCCGCCAAGGACGCGCTGAAGTGGCCGTCGAGCCGCCCGCCGCGTTCACGCTTCTGGGCGTCGGTGTACGGCGCGACCTCGGTCGCGCTGGGGCTGCTGCCCGCCGTCGCCGCCCTGCCCGCCGTCGCGGTGCTGGGCTACGCGATCGCCGGTACGCCTTCGCTGGGCGCCGCGCTCGGTCAGGCGCTGCTGTTCACGCCGCTGGCGACCGTCGCGTACTTCCTGGCGTACGCCCTGCTCGTGCTCGTCGGCGTCCGTTCGCTGAGCATCGGCATGGTCGAGGGCTACCACCCCGTGCACGGCCGCGTCGCGTGGCAGGTCTGGGCGACCGAACGGCTGATGGGTATGGCGCGTGAGGGGCTGTTCCCCTTGTACGCCAGCCTGTTCACCCCGGTGTGGCTCCGGATGCTCGGGGCGAAGGTCGGCCGCAACGTCGAAGCGTCCACCGTTCTCGCGCTGCCGAAGATGACCCAGGTGGACAGTGGCGCGTTCCTCGCGGACGACACCATGGTCGCCACCTACGAACTCGGCCACGGCTGGCTGCACGTCGCGCCGGCGCGGATCGGCAAGCAGGCGTTCCTCGGCAACTCGGGGATGGCCGCGCCCGGCCGTTCGGTGCCCAAACGCGGTCTGGTCGGCGTGCTGTCTTCGGCTCCGCTGAAGGCGAAGAAGGGCTCCTCGTACCTCGGGATGCCGCCGCTGCCGGTCCGCCGGTCGGTCGGCGAGTCCGACACGAGCCGCACGTACACGCCGCCGCTGCGGCTGAAGGCGGCCCGCGCGCTCGTCGAACTGTGCCGGATCGTGCCGGTGATGTGCGGTGTCGCGCTGACCGTGCTGGTCGCCGCCGGGATCTTCGCGCTCGCTTCGTCCTTCGGGTTCCTGGTCGCGGTGCTGCTCGGCGGGCCGCTGCTGCTGGCCGCCGGTGCCGCCGCCGCGCTGACCGCCACCGCGATGAAGTGGCTGCTGGTCGGCCGGTTCCGCGCGGTCGACCACCCGCTGTGGAGCTCGTTCGTCTGGCGCAACGAACTCGCCGACACCTTCGTCGAGGCGCTCGCCGTGCCGTGGCTGATCGGTTCGCTCGGCGGCACTCCGCTGCTTCCGGCGTGGCTGCGGACCATGGGCGTCAAGATCGGCCGCGGGGTGTGGCTGGAGACGTACTGGCTGCCCGAGTCGGACTTGGTGAGCCTCGGCGACGGCGCGACGATCAACCGCGGCTGTGTCGTGCAGACGCACCTGTTCCACGACCGGATCATGACGATGTCGCCGGTGACCCTGGACGAGGGAGCGACGCTCGGGCCGCACGGTATCGTGCTTCCTGGCGCGAGCATCGGCGCGCGGACGACCGTCGGACCGGGGTCTCTGGTGACCAGGGGTGACGCGGTTCCCGCCGACTCGCGCTGGCTGGGCAATCCCATCTCGGCCTGGACGAAGTAG
- a CDS encoding M1 family metallopeptidase, whose protein sequence is MISKASAQPSPGADTSGDSYLPHHGNGGYRVRHYDLELDYKIGPNRLSASAGITAEATQALSRFTLDFGEFRINRVLVNGKPAKYTRRGHKLQVKPAKSLALGSEFLVEIHYVGNPRPLPGLWGDIGWDELTDGSLVASQPVGAPSWFPCNDHPADKATYRVALTTSSPYLVAVTGNLVSRLSRASTTRWVFERPEPTPTYLMSVQIGRYDDVELVSGPQPGWLSQPSVSAYRMSIDGDTVLAAVPQRAAVPPRLRRPFSRDFGRQGKIMDSLQRLFGPYPFGEYVIVVTDDDLDDPIEAQGMSIFGANHVDGRRTHERLVVHELAHQWFGNSLTVADWRHIWLNEGFATYAEWLWSEESGGQTAHAWAKTWHARMKAKPADLRLADPGVSRMFDERVYKRGGLLLHALRSLVGDEVFFPLVKAWAVENRHGLVSTAGFVALAERFAGRSLAAFFDAWLDAPALPPLPA, encoded by the coding sequence GTGATTTCGAAGGCCTCCGCGCAGCCCTCGCCCGGCGCGGACACCTCCGGCGACTCCTATCTGCCCCATCACGGTAACGGCGGTTACCGGGTCCGGCACTACGATCTGGAGCTGGACTACAAGATCGGTCCCAACCGGCTGTCGGCCTCCGCGGGTATCACCGCGGAGGCGACGCAGGCGCTGTCGCGGTTCACACTCGACTTCGGCGAGTTTCGGATCAACCGGGTCCTGGTCAACGGGAAACCGGCCAAGTACACGCGGCGCGGGCACAAGCTCCAGGTGAAGCCCGCAAAGTCGTTGGCTCTCGGTAGCGAGTTCCTGGTGGAGATCCACTATGTCGGTAATCCGCGGCCGCTTCCCGGACTGTGGGGCGACATCGGGTGGGACGAACTGACCGATGGCTCGCTCGTCGCGAGCCAGCCGGTCGGGGCGCCGTCGTGGTTCCCGTGCAACGACCATCCGGCGGACAAAGCGACCTACCGTGTCGCGCTGACGACGTCTTCGCCGTACCTCGTGGCCGTCACCGGGAACCTGGTGTCGCGGCTTTCGCGCGCGAGCACCACGCGGTGGGTCTTCGAACGCCCGGAGCCGACGCCGACGTATCTGATGAGTGTCCAAATCGGACGGTACGACGACGTCGAACTGGTCTCCGGCCCGCAGCCCGGCTGGCTTTCGCAACCGTCGGTTTCGGCGTACCGGATGAGCATCGACGGTGACACCGTGCTCGCTGCGGTCCCGCAACGGGCCGCCGTCCCGCCGCGCCTGCGCCGCCCTTTTTCGCGCGACTTCGGGCGCCAGGGCAAGATCATGGACTCGCTGCAGCGGCTGTTCGGTCCTTACCCGTTCGGTGAATACGTCATCGTGGTCACCGACGACGACCTCGACGACCCGATCGAAGCGCAGGGCATGTCGATCTTCGGCGCCAACCACGTCGACGGGCGGCGCACCCACGAGCGGCTCGTCGTGCACGAACTGGCGCACCAGTGGTTCGGCAACAGCCTGACCGTCGCCGACTGGCGCCACATCTGGCTGAACGAGGGCTTCGCGACGTACGCGGAATGGCTCTGGTCCGAGGAATCCGGCGGGCAGACCGCCCACGCGTGGGCGAAGACGTGGCACGCGCGGATGAAGGCGAAGCCCGCGGACCTGCGCCTCGCCGACCCCGGAGTGTCGCGGATGTTCGACGAGCGGGTGTACAAACGCGGCGGCCTTCTGTTGCACGCCTTGCGTTCTCTCGTCGGCGACGAGGTCTTCTTCCCGCTGGTGAAGGCTTGGGCGGTGGAGAACCGGCATGGTCTGGTGAGCACCGCTGGGTTTGTGGCGCTCGCGGAACGCTTCGCTGGGCGCTCGCTTGCCGCTTTCTTCGACGCCTGGCTGGACGCTCCGGCGCTGCCTCCGCTTCCGGCTTGA